The following are encoded in a window of Oncorhynchus nerka isolate Pitt River unplaced genomic scaffold, Oner_Uvic_2.0 unplaced_scaffold_1651, whole genome shotgun sequence genomic DNA:
- the LOC135568171 gene encoding uncharacterized protein LOC135568171 isoform X1, producing the protein MAVMIGIAFRVSWLCSLLIGGITCSTSSDGYLAPVSDPARLYTGPLRSKGYGNYNSPTAQLQAQLTEEQQKHLEAILQNQLAPMPQAPQKMWYPTQMPQQEKQPAAMTQQQTLPASYPKQPQAVWYQVQIPQQQKQPATVPQQQTELTTLPQKQPAAMPIPHKQPTAMPQKAWSQAQMQQKQPATMHQQVWHPAKPQKQKQLATEPQQQKEPASITQQPQQVLHPAKPQKQLAADPQEQIELTAMPQQPQQVWYPAQMLLKQLTAMPQQVWYPAKPQKQLAADPQEQIELTAMPQQPQQVWYPAQMPQKQPVPMRQLQKELTAIPPQLWQSARIPQQHKQPAAKLQQVWQLAPIPQQPHDVWYPAKMVQKQQAAATRRQKELTTMPPQVWHTAQMPQQQKQPATEPPQQIEPTAMPQPPQQLWHPDQFLQEQKKPAPMHLPQKELTAIPPQLWQSAQMHQQRKQPAAMLQQVWHRAQKQPAPMPQQPHDVWYPAKMVQKQQAAATRQQKELTTMPQEWHPAQFPQQQKQPALMLLPQKELTAIHQQPQQVWYPAKIPQNQPTTEPQQQKQPTALAQQAWYPAQKPQLQKQPAAEPQQQIEPTAMPQLPQQVWHPMHIPQQQQELATIPQQVRYPAQMPQKHLASMPLPQKQPTAMPQQEWNPAQMPQQQKQLATMLQKQPAPMLQPQKQQATMPPQVWHPAQMPRQQKQPATEPQQQIEPTAISQPPQQLWHPDQFLQEQKQPFTMHLPQKELTTNPPELWQSAQMPQQHTQPAAMLQQVWHRAQKQPAPMPQQPHDVWYPAKMVQKQVAAVTAMPHTHQQVWHPAEFPQKQPASTPLPQEQPTAVPQQVWYPAQMSRQQLASMPLPQKQMTDVPQQEWQPAQIPQKQPAAEPQQNEPATIPQQVGYPAQMSQQRKQHTAMPQHQLTPMPQQLWHVAQMPQKQLAPMSQQNHYESTEDGASSSTQASIVEQSGVIPIYSYSSKSHYENGRTVFSLTRYTPREAMPVDSGNAPKDSFVRTGAPSVYPSLVKDSARKM; encoded by the exons ATGGCAGTGATGATTGGAATCGCTTTCAG agttTCTTGGCTTTGTAGCCTGCTAATTGGCGGGATAACCTGTTCTACATCAA GTGATGGGTATCTTGCACCAGTTTCTGATCCGGCAAGGCTCTATACAGGCCCACTTAGGTCAAAAGGATATGGTAATTACAACTCTCCTACAGCTCAATTGCAAGCGCAGCTGACCGAAGAGCAACAGAAACATCTGGAAGCCATCCTGCAAAATCAACTGGCGCCCATGCCCCAGGCACCTCAGAAAATGTGGTATCCAACTCAAATGCCCCAGCAGGAAAAGCAACCGGCCGCCATGACCCAACAGCAGACGCTACCGGCCAGTTATCCTAAGCAGCCTCAAGCAGTGTGGTATCAAGTTCAAATTCCTCAGCAGCAAAAGCAACCAGCTACTGTTCCTCAGCAGCAGACGGAACTGACCACCCTGCCCCAGAAGCAACCGGCTGCAATGCCCATACCGCATAAACAACCAACAGCTATGCCCCAGAAAGCATGGAGTCAAGCTCAAATGCAGCAAAAGCAACCGGCCACCATGcaccagcaagtgtggcatccagctAAGCCCCAGAAGCAAAAGCAACTGGCTACTGAACCTCAGCAGCAGAAGGAACCGGCCTCCATAACCCAGCAACCTCAGCAAGTGTTGCATCCAGCTAAGCCCCAGAAGCAACTGGCCGCTGATCCTCAGGAGCAGATTGAACTGACCGCCATGCCCCAGCAACCTCAGCAAGTGTGGTATCCAGCTCAAATGCTGCTGAAGCAACTGACTGCcatgccccagcaagtgtggtaTCCAGCTAAGCCCCAGAAGCAACTGGCCGCTGATCCTCAGGAGCAGATTGAACTGACCGCCATGCCCCAGCAACCTCAGCAAGTGTGGTATCCAGCTCAAATGCCCCAGAAGCAACCAGTCCCTATGCGTCAACTGCAGAAGGAACTGACCGCCATTCCACCACAACTGTGGCAATCCGCTCGAATTCCCCAGCAGCATAAGCAACCGGCTGCCAAGCTTCAGCAGGTGTGGCAACTGGCCCCCATTCCCCAGCAGCCTCATGACGTGTGGTATCCAGCTAAAATGGTCCAGAAGCAACAAGCAGCTGCAACTCGGCGGCAGAAGGAACTGACCACCATGCCCCCGCAAGTATGGCATACTGCTCAAATGCCTCAGCAGCAAAAGCAACCAGCTACTGAACCTCCGCAGCAAATTGAACCGACCGCCATGCCCCAGCCACCTCAGCAATTGTGGCATCCAGATCAATTTCTCCAGGAGCAGAAGAAACCAGCCCCTATGCATCTACCGCAGAAGGAGCTGACCGCCATCCCACCACAACTGTGGCAATCCGCTCAAATGCACCAGCAGCGTAAGCAACCGGCTGCCATGCTTCAGCAAGTGTGGCATCGGGCACAGAAACAACCGGCCCCTATGCCCCAGCAGCCTCACGACGTGTGGTATCCAGCTAAAATGGTCCAGAAGCAACAAGCAGCTGCAACTCGGCAGCAGAAGGAACTGACCACCATGCCTCAAGAGTGGCATCCAGCTCAATTTCCCCAGCAGCAGAAGCAACCAGCCCTAATGCTTTTACCGCAGAAGGAACTGACCGCCATACACCAGCAACCTCAGCAAGTGTGGTATCCAGCTAAAATTCCCCAAAACCAACCAACCACTGAACCCCagcagcagaagcaaccgaccgccTTGGCCCAGCAAGCATGGTATCCAGCTCAAAAGCCCCAGCTGCAGAAGCAACCGGCCGCTGAACCTCAGCAGCAAATTGAACCGACCGCCATGCCCCAGCTACctcagcaagtgtggcatccaaTGCACATTCCCCAGCAGCAACAGGAACTGGCCACCATACCCCAGCAAGTGAGGTATCCAGCTCAAATGCCCCAGAAGCATCTGGCCTCCATGCCTCTACCACAGAAGCAACCGACCGCCATGCCCCAGCAAGAGTGGAATCCAGCTCAAATGCCCCAGCAGCAGAAACAACTGGCCACCATGCTGCAGAAGCAACCAGCCCCAATGCTTCAACCGCAGAAGCAACAGGCCACCATGCCCCCGCAAGTATGGCATCCAGCTCAAATGCCTCGGCAGCAAAAGCAACCAGCTACTGAACCTCAGCAGCAAATTGAACCGACCGCCATTTCCCAGCCACCTCAGCAATTGTGGCATCCAGATCAATTTCTCCAGGAGCAGAAGCAACCATTCACTATGCATCTACCGCAGAAGGAACTTACCACCAATCCACCAGAACTGTGGCAATCCGCTCAAATGCCCCAGCAGCATACGCAACCGGCTGCCATGCTTCAGCAAGTGTGGCATCGGGCACAGAAGCAACCGGCCCCTATGCCCCAGCAGCCTCATGATGTGTGGTATCCAGCTAAAATGGTCCAGAAGCAAGTCGCTGCGGTGACCGCCATGCCGCATACGCATCAGCAAGTATGGCATCCAGCTGAATTTCCCCAGAAGCAACCGGCCTCCACGCCTCTACCGCAGGAGCAACCGACCGCCGTACCCCAGCAAGTGTGGTATCCAGCTCAAATGTCACGGCAGCAACTGGCCTCCATGCCTCTACCGCAGAAGCAAATGACCGACGTGCCTCAGCAAGAGTGGCAACCAGCTCAAATACCGCAGAAGCAACCGGCTGCTGAACCGCAGCAGAACGAACCGGCCACCATACCCCAGCAAGTGGGGTATCCAGCTCAAATGTCCCAGCAGCGGAAGCAACACACTGCCATGCCACAGCACCAACTGACCCCCATGCCTCAGCAATTATGGCATGTAGCACAAATGCCCCAGAAGCAACTGGCCCCAATGTCTCAGCAGAATCACTACGAAAGCACTGAAGATGGTGCCTCTAGTAGCACTCAGGCCAGCATCGTTGAACAGTCGGGTGTCATCCCAATCTATTCCTACAGTTCAAAATCGCACTACGAGAATGGCAGGACTGTATTCTCCCTAACCCGCTACACTCCTAGGGAGGCTATGCCTGTTGACAGTGGAAATGCTCCCAAGGACAGTTTTGTTCGTACTGGTGCACCAAGCGTATATCCATCACTAGTGAAGGATTCTGCAAG GAAAATGTAA
- the LOC135568171 gene encoding uncharacterized protein LOC135568171 isoform X2 yields the protein MAVMIGIAFRVSWLCSLLIGGITCSTSSDGYLAPVSDPARLYTGPLRSKGYGNYNSPTAQLQAQLTEEQQKHLEAILQNQLAPMPQAPQKMWYPTQMPQQEKQPAAMTQQQTLPASYPKQPQAVWYQVQIPQQQKQPATVPQQQTELTTLPQKQPAAMPIPHKQPTAMPQKAWSQAQMQQKQPATMHQQVWHPAKPQKQKQLATEPQQQKEPASITQQPQQVLHPAKPQKQLAADPQEQIELTAMPQQPQQVWYPAQMLLKQLTAMPQQVWYPAKPQKQLAADPQEQIELTAMPQQPQQVWYPAQMPQKQPVPMRQLQKELTAIPPQLWQSARIPQQHKQPAAKLQQVWQLAPIPQQPHDVWYPAKMVQKQQAAATRRQKELTTMPPQVWHTAQMPQQQKQPATEPPQQIEPTAMPQPPQQLWHPDQFLQEQKKPAPMHLPQKELTAIPPQLWQSAQMHQQRKQPAAMLQQVWHRAQKQPAPMPQQPHDVWYPAKMVQKQQAAATRQQKELTTMPQEWHPAQFPQQQKQPALMLLPQKELTAIHQQPQQVWYPAKIPQNQPTTEPQQQKQPTALAQQAWYPAQKPQLQKQPAAEPQQQIEPTAMPQLPQQVWHPMHIPQQQQELATIPQQVRYPAQMPQKHLASMPLPQKQPTAMPQQEWNPAQMPQQQKQLATMLQKQPAPMLQPQKQQATMPPQVWHPAQMPRQQKQPATEPQQQIEPTAISQPPQQLWHPDQFLQEQKQPFTMHLPQKELTTNPPELWQSAQMPQQHTQPAAMLQQVWHRAQKQPAPMPQQPHDVWYPAKMVQKQVAAVTAMPHTHQQVWHPAEFPQKQPASTPLPQEQPTAVPQQVWYPAQMSRQQLASMPLPQKQMTDVPQQEWQPAQIPQKQPAAEPQQNEPATIPQQVGYPAQMSQQRKQHTAMPQHQLTPMPQQLWHVAQMPQKQLAPMSQQNHYESTEDGASSSTQASIVEQSGVIPIYSYSSKSHYENGRTVFSLTRYTPREAMPVDSGNAPKDSFVRTGAPSVYPSLVKDSAR from the exons ATGGCAGTGATGATTGGAATCGCTTTCAG agttTCTTGGCTTTGTAGCCTGCTAATTGGCGGGATAACCTGTTCTACATCAA GTGATGGGTATCTTGCACCAGTTTCTGATCCGGCAAGGCTCTATACAGGCCCACTTAGGTCAAAAGGATATGGTAATTACAACTCTCCTACAGCTCAATTGCAAGCGCAGCTGACCGAAGAGCAACAGAAACATCTGGAAGCCATCCTGCAAAATCAACTGGCGCCCATGCCCCAGGCACCTCAGAAAATGTGGTATCCAACTCAAATGCCCCAGCAGGAAAAGCAACCGGCCGCCATGACCCAACAGCAGACGCTACCGGCCAGTTATCCTAAGCAGCCTCAAGCAGTGTGGTATCAAGTTCAAATTCCTCAGCAGCAAAAGCAACCAGCTACTGTTCCTCAGCAGCAGACGGAACTGACCACCCTGCCCCAGAAGCAACCGGCTGCAATGCCCATACCGCATAAACAACCAACAGCTATGCCCCAGAAAGCATGGAGTCAAGCTCAAATGCAGCAAAAGCAACCGGCCACCATGcaccagcaagtgtggcatccagctAAGCCCCAGAAGCAAAAGCAACTGGCTACTGAACCTCAGCAGCAGAAGGAACCGGCCTCCATAACCCAGCAACCTCAGCAAGTGTTGCATCCAGCTAAGCCCCAGAAGCAACTGGCCGCTGATCCTCAGGAGCAGATTGAACTGACCGCCATGCCCCAGCAACCTCAGCAAGTGTGGTATCCAGCTCAAATGCTGCTGAAGCAACTGACTGCcatgccccagcaagtgtggtaTCCAGCTAAGCCCCAGAAGCAACTGGCCGCTGATCCTCAGGAGCAGATTGAACTGACCGCCATGCCCCAGCAACCTCAGCAAGTGTGGTATCCAGCTCAAATGCCCCAGAAGCAACCAGTCCCTATGCGTCAACTGCAGAAGGAACTGACCGCCATTCCACCACAACTGTGGCAATCCGCTCGAATTCCCCAGCAGCATAAGCAACCGGCTGCCAAGCTTCAGCAGGTGTGGCAACTGGCCCCCATTCCCCAGCAGCCTCATGACGTGTGGTATCCAGCTAAAATGGTCCAGAAGCAACAAGCAGCTGCAACTCGGCGGCAGAAGGAACTGACCACCATGCCCCCGCAAGTATGGCATACTGCTCAAATGCCTCAGCAGCAAAAGCAACCAGCTACTGAACCTCCGCAGCAAATTGAACCGACCGCCATGCCCCAGCCACCTCAGCAATTGTGGCATCCAGATCAATTTCTCCAGGAGCAGAAGAAACCAGCCCCTATGCATCTACCGCAGAAGGAGCTGACCGCCATCCCACCACAACTGTGGCAATCCGCTCAAATGCACCAGCAGCGTAAGCAACCGGCTGCCATGCTTCAGCAAGTGTGGCATCGGGCACAGAAACAACCGGCCCCTATGCCCCAGCAGCCTCACGACGTGTGGTATCCAGCTAAAATGGTCCAGAAGCAACAAGCAGCTGCAACTCGGCAGCAGAAGGAACTGACCACCATGCCTCAAGAGTGGCATCCAGCTCAATTTCCCCAGCAGCAGAAGCAACCAGCCCTAATGCTTTTACCGCAGAAGGAACTGACCGCCATACACCAGCAACCTCAGCAAGTGTGGTATCCAGCTAAAATTCCCCAAAACCAACCAACCACTGAACCCCagcagcagaagcaaccgaccgccTTGGCCCAGCAAGCATGGTATCCAGCTCAAAAGCCCCAGCTGCAGAAGCAACCGGCCGCTGAACCTCAGCAGCAAATTGAACCGACCGCCATGCCCCAGCTACctcagcaagtgtggcatccaaTGCACATTCCCCAGCAGCAACAGGAACTGGCCACCATACCCCAGCAAGTGAGGTATCCAGCTCAAATGCCCCAGAAGCATCTGGCCTCCATGCCTCTACCACAGAAGCAACCGACCGCCATGCCCCAGCAAGAGTGGAATCCAGCTCAAATGCCCCAGCAGCAGAAACAACTGGCCACCATGCTGCAGAAGCAACCAGCCCCAATGCTTCAACCGCAGAAGCAACAGGCCACCATGCCCCCGCAAGTATGGCATCCAGCTCAAATGCCTCGGCAGCAAAAGCAACCAGCTACTGAACCTCAGCAGCAAATTGAACCGACCGCCATTTCCCAGCCACCTCAGCAATTGTGGCATCCAGATCAATTTCTCCAGGAGCAGAAGCAACCATTCACTATGCATCTACCGCAGAAGGAACTTACCACCAATCCACCAGAACTGTGGCAATCCGCTCAAATGCCCCAGCAGCATACGCAACCGGCTGCCATGCTTCAGCAAGTGTGGCATCGGGCACAGAAGCAACCGGCCCCTATGCCCCAGCAGCCTCATGATGTGTGGTATCCAGCTAAAATGGTCCAGAAGCAAGTCGCTGCGGTGACCGCCATGCCGCATACGCATCAGCAAGTATGGCATCCAGCTGAATTTCCCCAGAAGCAACCGGCCTCCACGCCTCTACCGCAGGAGCAACCGACCGCCGTACCCCAGCAAGTGTGGTATCCAGCTCAAATGTCACGGCAGCAACTGGCCTCCATGCCTCTACCGCAGAAGCAAATGACCGACGTGCCTCAGCAAGAGTGGCAACCAGCTCAAATACCGCAGAAGCAACCGGCTGCTGAACCGCAGCAGAACGAACCGGCCACCATACCCCAGCAAGTGGGGTATCCAGCTCAAATGTCCCAGCAGCGGAAGCAACACACTGCCATGCCACAGCACCAACTGACCCCCATGCCTCAGCAATTATGGCATGTAGCACAAATGCCCCAGAAGCAACTGGCCCCAATGTCTCAGCAGAATCACTACGAAAGCACTGAAGATGGTGCCTCTAGTAGCACTCAGGCCAGCATCGTTGAACAGTCGGGTGTCATCCCAATCTATTCCTACAGTTCAAAATCGCACTACGAGAATGGCAGGACTGTATTCTCCCTAACCCGCTACACTCCTAGGGAGGCTATGCCTGTTGACAGTGGAAATGCTCCCAAGGACAGTTTTGTTCGTACTGGTGCACCAAGCGTATATCCATCACTAGTGAAGGATTCTGCAAGGTAA